A single genomic interval of Juglans regia cultivar Chandler chromosome 1, Walnut 2.0, whole genome shotgun sequence harbors:
- the LOC109006070 gene encoding sialyltransferase-like protein 2 isoform X4, with translation MRLLQFGLLVSLASGLAAIFVYLTGVTHLHESYWPSNEDLEALRSLQSDFQKCVRANGLGLQAASGKDYCQVKINFPSDTIPKWRDPKTGELEGLSFDFNLCETVATWEQVRNSTTILTKEFIDALPNGWEEYAWHRINKGILLNHCENKSLCMEKLSLVLPQTPPYLPRQFGRCAVIGNSGDLLKTRFGKEIDGYDAVIRENGAPIQIYSDYVGKKSTFRLLNRGSAKALDKVVELDETRREVLIIKTTIHDIMKKMILDIPIKNPIYLMLGASFGSAAKGTGLKALEFALSICESVDMYGFTVDPGYKEWTRYFSESRQGHTPLHGRAYYQMMECLGLIKIHSPMRADPNRVIKWVPSHGTIRAARIASEKLLRRVGGASGDPLASCSIVKKQVEREPTNIRKVAADHKKFVKGTTMYPLEHSLGQGVLCTVPAN, from the exons ATGAGGCTTTTGCAGTTTGGATTGTTAGTGTCTTTAGCTTCAGGACTCGCTGCAATATTCGTCTACCTCACTGGCGTCACCCATCTCC ACGAAAGTTATTGGCCTTCGAATGAAGATTTGGAAGCCTTGCGGTCTTTGCAGAGCGATTTCCAGAAGTGTGTG AGAGCAAATGGATTAGGTTTACAAGCTGCGAGTGGCAAAGATTATTGTCAGGTCAAGATTAACTTCCCTAGCGACACCATCCCCAAATGG AGAGATCCTAAAACTGGTGAACTAGAAGGGTTGTCATTTGATTTTAATCTGTGTGAAACTGTGGCTACATGGGAACAG GTGCGCAATAGTACCACAATACTCACCAAAGAATTCATTGATGCTTTGCCAAATGGATGGGAGGAATATGCGTGGCACAGGATCAATAAGGGAATACTTCT CAATCACTGTGAGAACAAGAGTCTATGCATGGAGAAACTTTCACTGGTACTCCCTCAAACACCACCATATCTTCCCCGACAATTTGGTCGTTGTGCTGTTATTGGGAACTCAGGTGATCTATTGAAAACAAGGTTTGGAAAGGAGATAGATGGTTACGATGCTGTTATCAGAGAAAATGGTGCTCCAATCCAG ATCTATTCAGACTATGTTGGCAAAAAGAGTACATTCCGTCTTCTTAATAGGGGATCTGCCAAAGCTCTTGATAAAGTTGTGGAGTTAGATG AAACAAGGAGGGAGGTCTTGATCATTAAAACGACAATTCATGATATcatgaagaaaatgatactG GATATTCCAATAAAAAATCCTATATATCTCATGCTGGGTGCATCCTTTGGTTCAGCAGCTAAAGGAACTGGGCTCAAGGCTCTTGAATTTGCTCTCTCTATTTGCGAATCAGTAGATATGTATGGCTTCACTGTGGATCCCGGTTATAAAGAATG GACTAGATATTTCTCAGAATCTCGACAAGGTCATACTCCTTTGCATGGTAGGGCTTACTATCAAATGATGGAGTGTTTGGGA CTGATCAAAATCCATTCTCCTATGCGAGCTGATCCAAATCGTGTCATCAAATGGGTACCAAGCCATGGCACAATTAGAGCTGCTAGAATTGCATCAGAGAAATTATTGAG GAGGGTTGGAGGTGCGTCAGGTGACCCACTTGCCTCATGTTCGATCGTTAAGAAGCAAGTTGAGAGAGAGCCTACTAACATCAGAAAGGTCGCTGCTGAccataaaaaatttgtgaagGGCACAACCATGTACCCGCTGGAGCACAGTCTAGGACAAGGGGTACTTTGCACAGTGCCAGCCAATTAA
- the LOC109006070 gene encoding sialyltransferase-like protein 2 isoform X3: MRLLQFGLLVSLASGLAAIFVYLTGVTHLHESYWPSNEDLEALRSLQSDFQKCVRANGLGLQAASGKDYCQVKINFPSDTIPKWFLGNLECKQRDPKTGELEGLSFDFNLCETVATWEQVRNSTTILTKEFIDALPNGWEEYAWHRINKGILLNHCENKSLCMEKLSLVLPQTPPYLPRQFGRCAVIGNSGDLLKTRFGKEIDGYDAVIRENGAPIQIYSDYVGKKSTFRLLNRGSAKALDKVVELDETRREVLIIKTTIHDIMKKMILDIPIKNPIYLMLGASFGSAAKGTGLKALEFALSICESVDMYGFTVDPGYKEWTRYFSESRQGHTPLHGRAYYQMMECLGLIKIHSPMRADPNRVIKWVPSHGTIRAARIASEKLLRRVGGASGDPLASCSIVKKQVEREPTNIRKVAADHKKFVKGTTMYPLEHSLGQGVLCTVPAN; this comes from the exons ATGAGGCTTTTGCAGTTTGGATTGTTAGTGTCTTTAGCTTCAGGACTCGCTGCAATATTCGTCTACCTCACTGGCGTCACCCATCTCC ACGAAAGTTATTGGCCTTCGAATGAAGATTTGGAAGCCTTGCGGTCTTTGCAGAGCGATTTCCAGAAGTGTGTG AGAGCAAATGGATTAGGTTTACAAGCTGCGAGTGGCAAAGATTATTGTCAGGTCAAGATTAACTTCCCTAGCGACACCATCCCCAAATGG TTCCTTGGAAATTTGGAATGCAAACAGAGAGATCCTAAAACTGGTGAACTAGAAGGGTTGTCATTTGATTTTAATCTGTGTGAAACTGTGGCTACATGGGAACAG GTGCGCAATAGTACCACAATACTCACCAAAGAATTCATTGATGCTTTGCCAAATGGATGGGAGGAATATGCGTGGCACAGGATCAATAAGGGAATACTTCT CAATCACTGTGAGAACAAGAGTCTATGCATGGAGAAACTTTCACTGGTACTCCCTCAAACACCACCATATCTTCCCCGACAATTTGGTCGTTGTGCTGTTATTGGGAACTCAGGTGATCTATTGAAAACAAGGTTTGGAAAGGAGATAGATGGTTACGATGCTGTTATCAGAGAAAATGGTGCTCCAATCCAG ATCTATTCAGACTATGTTGGCAAAAAGAGTACATTCCGTCTTCTTAATAGGGGATCTGCCAAAGCTCTTGATAAAGTTGTGGAGTTAGATG AAACAAGGAGGGAGGTCTTGATCATTAAAACGACAATTCATGATATcatgaagaaaatgatactG GATATTCCAATAAAAAATCCTATATATCTCATGCTGGGTGCATCCTTTGGTTCAGCAGCTAAAGGAACTGGGCTCAAGGCTCTTGAATTTGCTCTCTCTATTTGCGAATCAGTAGATATGTATGGCTTCACTGTGGATCCCGGTTATAAAGAATG GACTAGATATTTCTCAGAATCTCGACAAGGTCATACTCCTTTGCATGGTAGGGCTTACTATCAAATGATGGAGTGTTTGGGA CTGATCAAAATCCATTCTCCTATGCGAGCTGATCCAAATCGTGTCATCAAATGGGTACCAAGCCATGGCACAATTAGAGCTGCTAGAATTGCATCAGAGAAATTATTGAG GAGGGTTGGAGGTGCGTCAGGTGACCCACTTGCCTCATGTTCGATCGTTAAGAAGCAAGTTGAGAGAGAGCCTACTAACATCAGAAAGGTCGCTGCTGAccataaaaaatttgtgaagGGCACAACCATGTACCCGCTGGAGCACAGTCTAGGACAAGGGGTACTTTGCACAGTGCCAGCCAATTAA
- the LOC109006070 gene encoding sialyltransferase-like protein 2 isoform X2, whose amino-acid sequence MRLLQFGLLVSLASGLAAIFVYLTGVTHLHESYWPSNEDLEALRSLQSDFQKCVRANGLGLQAASGKDYCQVKINFPSDTIPKWRDPKTGELEGLSFDFNLCETVATWEQVRNSTTILTKEFIDALPNGWEEYAWHRINKGILLNHCENKSLCMEKLSLVLPQTPPYLPRQFGRCAVIGNSGDLLKTRFGKEIDGYDAVIRENGAPIQIYSDYVGKKSTFRLLNRGSAKALDKVVELDETRREVLIIKTTIHDIMKKMILDIPIKNPIYLMLGASFGSAAKGTGLKALEFALSICESVDMYGFTVDPGYKEWTRYFSESRQGHTPLHGRAYYQMMECLGLIKIHSPMRADPNRVIKWVPSHGTIRAARIASEKLLSFMWQESSICCKCYNSTVLRRVGGASGDPLASCSIVKKQVEREPTNIRKVAADHKKFVKGTTMYPLEHSLGQGVLCTVPAN is encoded by the exons ATGAGGCTTTTGCAGTTTGGATTGTTAGTGTCTTTAGCTTCAGGACTCGCTGCAATATTCGTCTACCTCACTGGCGTCACCCATCTCC ACGAAAGTTATTGGCCTTCGAATGAAGATTTGGAAGCCTTGCGGTCTTTGCAGAGCGATTTCCAGAAGTGTGTG AGAGCAAATGGATTAGGTTTACAAGCTGCGAGTGGCAAAGATTATTGTCAGGTCAAGATTAACTTCCCTAGCGACACCATCCCCAAATGG AGAGATCCTAAAACTGGTGAACTAGAAGGGTTGTCATTTGATTTTAATCTGTGTGAAACTGTGGCTACATGGGAACAG GTGCGCAATAGTACCACAATACTCACCAAAGAATTCATTGATGCTTTGCCAAATGGATGGGAGGAATATGCGTGGCACAGGATCAATAAGGGAATACTTCT CAATCACTGTGAGAACAAGAGTCTATGCATGGAGAAACTTTCACTGGTACTCCCTCAAACACCACCATATCTTCCCCGACAATTTGGTCGTTGTGCTGTTATTGGGAACTCAGGTGATCTATTGAAAACAAGGTTTGGAAAGGAGATAGATGGTTACGATGCTGTTATCAGAGAAAATGGTGCTCCAATCCAG ATCTATTCAGACTATGTTGGCAAAAAGAGTACATTCCGTCTTCTTAATAGGGGATCTGCCAAAGCTCTTGATAAAGTTGTGGAGTTAGATG AAACAAGGAGGGAGGTCTTGATCATTAAAACGACAATTCATGATATcatgaagaaaatgatactG GATATTCCAATAAAAAATCCTATATATCTCATGCTGGGTGCATCCTTTGGTTCAGCAGCTAAAGGAACTGGGCTCAAGGCTCTTGAATTTGCTCTCTCTATTTGCGAATCAGTAGATATGTATGGCTTCACTGTGGATCCCGGTTATAAAGAATG GACTAGATATTTCTCAGAATCTCGACAAGGTCATACTCCTTTGCATGGTAGGGCTTACTATCAAATGATGGAGTGTTTGGGA CTGATCAAAATCCATTCTCCTATGCGAGCTGATCCAAATCGTGTCATCAAATGGGTACCAAGCCATGGCACAATTAGAGCTGCTAGAATTGCATCAGAGAAATTATTGAG TTTTATGTGGCAGGAGTCGTCCATTTGTTGCAAGTGCTACAATTCAACAGTTTTGAG GAGGGTTGGAGGTGCGTCAGGTGACCCACTTGCCTCATGTTCGATCGTTAAGAAGCAAGTTGAGAGAGAGCCTACTAACATCAGAAAGGTCGCTGCTGAccataaaaaatttgtgaagGGCACAACCATGTACCCGCTGGAGCACAGTCTAGGACAAGGGGTACTTTGCACAGTGCCAGCCAATTAA
- the LOC109006069 gene encoding zinc finger CCCH domain-containing protein 3-like isoform X2, translated as MPDNRQVQKNATPNQSANPIEEAFWRLKINDNQEGDGAAQSAPYPDRPGEPDCLYYLRTGLCGYGSNCRYNHPSYVSQGSLYSVELPERVGQPDCGYFLKTGTCKYGSTCKYHHPRDRRGAGPVSFNVEEKQCSYYMQTGLCKFGVACKFHHPQPASLGTVLPVTGHADVGSMGSTVMPSSGLPYTGGLPAWSLPRVPYISGPRFPGPETYMPAFLPQGIVPAQGWNTYMGNMNPMSPNGSTAVLYSNFIYNSKNLGESASRGLSSGTTASLPERPDQPECRYFMNTGTCKYGSDCKFHHPKERIAQSGANPPGLPLRPGQAVCSYYSMYGLCKYGPTCKFDHPVVAVPHNYSLGLPNLAMLDSPRFGNPRSMSTARSSETSPSKSSKFPDWVQKHDAASNKNEKSDTKTSEDSPEEAGSSPHSIQSSAAEPLHDQSG; from the exons ATGCCAGATAACCGGCAGGTTCAGAAGAATGCTACTCCTAATCAATCCGCTAATCCCATTGAAG AAGCGTTTTGGCGGTTAAAAATCAATGATAATCAGGAGGGTGATGGTGCCGCCCAATCAGCTCCATATCCTGATCGACCTGGTGAACCTGACTGCCTGTATTATTTGAGGACTGGATTGTGTGGTTATGGAAGTAACTGTCGTTATAATCACCCTTCTTATGTTTCTCAG GGTTCTCTGTACAGTGTTGAACTCCCAGAAAGAGTTGGACAGCCTGACTGTGGG TACTTTCTGAAGACAGGGACCTGTAAATATGGATCAACATGTAAATATCATCATCCAAGGGATAGGCGTGGTGCTGGACCAGTCTCATTCAACGTT GAAGAAAAACAATGTTCCTATTACATGCAAACTGGATTGTGCAAGTTTGGAGTTGCTTGCAAGTTCCATCACCCGCAGCCTGCATCACTTGGAACTGTTTTACCAGTAACTGGGCATGCTGATGTTGGATCTATGGGCTCAACAGTTATGCCTTCATCAGGTCTACCTTATACCGGTGGACTTCCTGCATGGTCATTACCAAGAGTGCCATATATATCTGGCCCGCGTTTTCCAGGTCCGGAAACTTACATGCCCGCTTTTCTTCCTCAAGGCATTGTACCTGCCCAGGGCTGGAACACGTACATG GGAAACATGAACCCTATGTCTCCTAACGGTTCTACCGCTGTTCTTTATTCCAACTTTATATACAACTCCAAGAATCTAGGTGAGTCAGCTTCAAGAGGGCTGTCATCAGGAACTACTGCAAGTCTCCCTGAGAGGCCTGATCAACCAGAGTGCCGGTATTTTATGAACACTGGGACATGCAAATATGGATCTGATTGCAAGTTCCATCACCCAAAAGAAAGAATTGCACAATCAGGGGCAAATCCACCTGGCCTTCCTTTGAGACCG GGGCAAGCTGTATGTTCGTACTACAGTATGTATGGGCTCTGCAAGTACGGCCCAACTTGCAAATTTGATCACCCAGTTGTGGCGGTTCCTCATAATTATAGCTTGGGCCTCCCTAATCTAGCTATGCTTGATTCACCTCGGTTCGGTAATCCGAGAAGTATGTCAACAGCCCGCTCATCTGAGACTTCCCCTTCGAAATCATCAAAATTTCCTGATTGGGTCCAGAAACATGATGCTGCAAGCaacaaaaatgagaaatcaGACACAAAGACTTCAGAGGATTCACCTGAAGAGGCCGGTTCTTCACCACACTCCATTCAAAGCTCAGCAGCAGAACCTTTACATGATCAATCTGGTTGA
- the LOC109006069 gene encoding zinc finger CCCH domain-containing protein 3-like isoform X1: protein MPDNRQVQKNATPNQSANPIEEAFWRLKINDNQEGDGAAQSAPYPDRPGEPDCLYYLRTGLCGYGSNCRYNHPSYVSQGSLYSVELPERVGQPDCGYFLKTGTCKYGSTCKYHHPRDRRGAGPVSFNVVGLPMRQEEKQCSYYMQTGLCKFGVACKFHHPQPASLGTVLPVTGHADVGSMGSTVMPSSGLPYTGGLPAWSLPRVPYISGPRFPGPETYMPAFLPQGIVPAQGWNTYMGNMNPMSPNGSTAVLYSNFIYNSKNLGESASRGLSSGTTASLPERPDQPECRYFMNTGTCKYGSDCKFHHPKERIAQSGANPPGLPLRPGQAVCSYYSMYGLCKYGPTCKFDHPVVAVPHNYSLGLPNLAMLDSPRFGNPRSMSTARSSETSPSKSSKFPDWVQKHDAASNKNEKSDTKTSEDSPEEAGSSPHSIQSSAAEPLHDQSG from the exons ATGCCAGATAACCGGCAGGTTCAGAAGAATGCTACTCCTAATCAATCCGCTAATCCCATTGAAG AAGCGTTTTGGCGGTTAAAAATCAATGATAATCAGGAGGGTGATGGTGCCGCCCAATCAGCTCCATATCCTGATCGACCTGGTGAACCTGACTGCCTGTATTATTTGAGGACTGGATTGTGTGGTTATGGAAGTAACTGTCGTTATAATCACCCTTCTTATGTTTCTCAG GGTTCTCTGTACAGTGTTGAACTCCCAGAAAGAGTTGGACAGCCTGACTGTGGG TACTTTCTGAAGACAGGGACCTGTAAATATGGATCAACATGTAAATATCATCATCCAAGGGATAGGCGTGGTGCTGGACCAGTCTCATTCAACGTTGTAGGTCTCCCCATGCGTCAG GAAGAAAAACAATGTTCCTATTACATGCAAACTGGATTGTGCAAGTTTGGAGTTGCTTGCAAGTTCCATCACCCGCAGCCTGCATCACTTGGAACTGTTTTACCAGTAACTGGGCATGCTGATGTTGGATCTATGGGCTCAACAGTTATGCCTTCATCAGGTCTACCTTATACCGGTGGACTTCCTGCATGGTCATTACCAAGAGTGCCATATATATCTGGCCCGCGTTTTCCAGGTCCGGAAACTTACATGCCCGCTTTTCTTCCTCAAGGCATTGTACCTGCCCAGGGCTGGAACACGTACATG GGAAACATGAACCCTATGTCTCCTAACGGTTCTACCGCTGTTCTTTATTCCAACTTTATATACAACTCCAAGAATCTAGGTGAGTCAGCTTCAAGAGGGCTGTCATCAGGAACTACTGCAAGTCTCCCTGAGAGGCCTGATCAACCAGAGTGCCGGTATTTTATGAACACTGGGACATGCAAATATGGATCTGATTGCAAGTTCCATCACCCAAAAGAAAGAATTGCACAATCAGGGGCAAATCCACCTGGCCTTCCTTTGAGACCG GGGCAAGCTGTATGTTCGTACTACAGTATGTATGGGCTCTGCAAGTACGGCCCAACTTGCAAATTTGATCACCCAGTTGTGGCGGTTCCTCATAATTATAGCTTGGGCCTCCCTAATCTAGCTATGCTTGATTCACCTCGGTTCGGTAATCCGAGAAGTATGTCAACAGCCCGCTCATCTGAGACTTCCCCTTCGAAATCATCAAAATTTCCTGATTGGGTCCAGAAACATGATGCTGCAAGCaacaaaaatgagaaatcaGACACAAAGACTTCAGAGGATTCACCTGAAGAGGCCGGTTCTTCACCACACTCCATTCAAAGCTCAGCAGCAGAACCTTTACATGATCAATCTGGTTGA
- the LOC109006070 gene encoding sialyltransferase-like protein 2 isoform X1 — MRLLQFGLLVSLASGLAAIFVYLTGVTHLHESYWPSNEDLEALRSLQSDFQKCVRANGLGLQAASGKDYCQVKINFPSDTIPKWFLGNLECKQRDPKTGELEGLSFDFNLCETVATWEQVRNSTTILTKEFIDALPNGWEEYAWHRINKGILLNHCENKSLCMEKLSLVLPQTPPYLPRQFGRCAVIGNSGDLLKTRFGKEIDGYDAVIRENGAPIQIYSDYVGKKSTFRLLNRGSAKALDKVVELDETRREVLIIKTTIHDIMKKMILDIPIKNPIYLMLGASFGSAAKGTGLKALEFALSICESVDMYGFTVDPGYKEWTRYFSESRQGHTPLHGRAYYQMMECLGLIKIHSPMRADPNRVIKWVPSHGTIRAARIASEKLLSFMWQESSICCKCYNSTVLRRVGGASGDPLASCSIVKKQVEREPTNIRKVAADHKKFVKGTTMYPLEHSLGQGVLCTVPAN; from the exons ATGAGGCTTTTGCAGTTTGGATTGTTAGTGTCTTTAGCTTCAGGACTCGCTGCAATATTCGTCTACCTCACTGGCGTCACCCATCTCC ACGAAAGTTATTGGCCTTCGAATGAAGATTTGGAAGCCTTGCGGTCTTTGCAGAGCGATTTCCAGAAGTGTGTG AGAGCAAATGGATTAGGTTTACAAGCTGCGAGTGGCAAAGATTATTGTCAGGTCAAGATTAACTTCCCTAGCGACACCATCCCCAAATGG TTCCTTGGAAATTTGGAATGCAAACAGAGAGATCCTAAAACTGGTGAACTAGAAGGGTTGTCATTTGATTTTAATCTGTGTGAAACTGTGGCTACATGGGAACAG GTGCGCAATAGTACCACAATACTCACCAAAGAATTCATTGATGCTTTGCCAAATGGATGGGAGGAATATGCGTGGCACAGGATCAATAAGGGAATACTTCT CAATCACTGTGAGAACAAGAGTCTATGCATGGAGAAACTTTCACTGGTACTCCCTCAAACACCACCATATCTTCCCCGACAATTTGGTCGTTGTGCTGTTATTGGGAACTCAGGTGATCTATTGAAAACAAGGTTTGGAAAGGAGATAGATGGTTACGATGCTGTTATCAGAGAAAATGGTGCTCCAATCCAG ATCTATTCAGACTATGTTGGCAAAAAGAGTACATTCCGTCTTCTTAATAGGGGATCTGCCAAAGCTCTTGATAAAGTTGTGGAGTTAGATG AAACAAGGAGGGAGGTCTTGATCATTAAAACGACAATTCATGATATcatgaagaaaatgatactG GATATTCCAATAAAAAATCCTATATATCTCATGCTGGGTGCATCCTTTGGTTCAGCAGCTAAAGGAACTGGGCTCAAGGCTCTTGAATTTGCTCTCTCTATTTGCGAATCAGTAGATATGTATGGCTTCACTGTGGATCCCGGTTATAAAGAATG GACTAGATATTTCTCAGAATCTCGACAAGGTCATACTCCTTTGCATGGTAGGGCTTACTATCAAATGATGGAGTGTTTGGGA CTGATCAAAATCCATTCTCCTATGCGAGCTGATCCAAATCGTGTCATCAAATGGGTACCAAGCCATGGCACAATTAGAGCTGCTAGAATTGCATCAGAGAAATTATTGAG TTTTATGTGGCAGGAGTCGTCCATTTGTTGCAAGTGCTACAATTCAACAGTTTTGAG GAGGGTTGGAGGTGCGTCAGGTGACCCACTTGCCTCATGTTCGATCGTTAAGAAGCAAGTTGAGAGAGAGCCTACTAACATCAGAAAGGTCGCTGCTGAccataaaaaatttgtgaagGGCACAACCATGTACCCGCTGGAGCACAGTCTAGGACAAGGGGTACTTTGCACAGTGCCAGCCAATTAA